GAAATGAGTGGAAGTGTGGAACGTGAATAGTAGTATCCTaaaactttttaaactttttattatcttattattataattaataatcaaatatattttgtttttctctTATTACTTTTAAGATTTGATGTTTTATTAAgatgtgcttatttttatctgCATCTCGATATAATTTTTATTCTAAACCAAGTTGTAAGTAGTAATGTACAAGTAATTGGAGTATACACATACATTTTATCAAAGATACCTCAcatttagtttttttatataccGATGTCCTTTACTCTTTTTGTTATTGTAATAATATAATGCAGTGTTTTGTAAATCTATGAATATATTGTTGCGACATGTTTATTTGCATCTACGTTTCAATAAAAATTCAAATGGTTCAAATATAATTGATTTTTTGTTCTTTCACATGACTAGCCAAATCGATACAACTTCGTTTTTATGGTTTCAGTATAAATTTCATTGAAAACAGAGTTGTATTTGCaatatagtattttttttttgtgtgttgtAAATTATAATGAGTGTCGTACCGTGTCCGTACCATGACGAAACAAACAAATACCGTCCCAACAATATGGGTACCACGTCGATTCCAACCGAACATTGATACTTTCGGAACGATTATATATTTGTTTATACGGTTTCCCAACTCCCATGTTCACATAAGTGGAAACCAGTTTGGGGGAGCCAAATATTCCTAGACCACCCATTTCAACTCTTTTTGACCTCCTGTTTTAGATTTGAGTGACCATTTACAAAACGAGCCTATATTTTCAAACTCATTTGATACCATGGCCATTTTTATCCTGAGAACAAACACCACTTTCAACAAACTAGTTACTACCACTATATTAACATAGATGTGGTTTACAACATCACCTTTGGCATATTTAACTTCTTAAACCATCGATCCTTCCCGATGAATATTAGATTATATCAACACACAACTCCACTAGATAGATAATGAGAATGAATGATGTGAAAATTAGCAAGGTTTCATGTGTCTTTTTAATAAAGATTTCCATTGGGCCTCGTCTATCACCAAAGTGTTTCAACTGATGATGATCAAAAAGTTAAGAAACATGGTCGTTTTATGGCTTGAGTTAGAGCGAGTTTGGGCACAAATAGATGTGGGTGAGTGGGTCGAAATGGGCCCTTATACAAATAATGTCAATTTGGTGATTTGTTGGATCATGTGTTCTTAGGATAACAATAGTTGATCTTATAAACAACAAAAGTTGAAGATGATCTTACCATTAACGGAAACTGTTAACTTTGTGACATCAACTATTATAAAACGATTGCACTAAACAAGTAAACATACCCACTACCATATGGTTCAAGTATCACCTATTAACATAACCCGATTTAAATACTCTTATTAGTTGGTCCATGACATATGTGAAGGTTCAAGTATCACCTATAAACACaagttttaaaaagaaaaaaactagAATAATATTGATCTGATTAAAGGACATTTTGAACATCCAACTAATGCCCAAACGCAAGATGTGaggtgttatatttttttttctttttgtaaacctATTGGTCAGTTTTTGGTTTATCTAGTGGTTCATGCTTTTTAATTGTTGTCACACAAAACATGAACTACAATCAAATAACCAAGCCAAAGAAGTAACCACCATTTCTATGTATGATTGTACATAAGCTTCGGTTATTAGGCCGCTTTAGAAAAGGTTATAGAAAAATATGTAGAAATACAAAAACACGAGATTACAATCATAAATCTTAACCTTAATTCTAAAGAAACTTGAGTGATCTAAACAACATCAATTTCTACAGCAGACACGCGTGGGGTGCGCAAGAGAGTTTTTAACATCCCCGGCTCTTGATCCTTTTTAACAACGCATTTTATGCTCACCTTCTTCAGCTTGGGAGACTTGGCCAAGATAAGCTTCACAAACTCTAACTCAGGCTCCAAGTTGCTAAAATCTCTAATCTTCAGTTCAATCAGATGCTCCAACCAAACATTTGACAGATGCTCCAACCAAACATCTGAATGGTATTTTTCATATAGATCAGGATCATCAATCTACAGGAAGAGTCGTTATTTTTTGTGTCAATGTATTTTGGCATGTGAATAAAAAACAAAAGGTATACAACCAGGCCTATAATATTTACCTCTAGCTCTATTTTCTCCAAGTTCGGGGAGCTTTTGATCAAAACAGCAAGAAAAGTCAATGCATAGCCGTCATGAAAAGACATTTGTTCGAAACGAAAGTATTTAAGGTGGATTAGTGAGGTTGGAAGGTCCCGTGGAACCAAGTCTGGAACAAACCACTTGAACCATATACGGACCAAAACAATTATCAACAaccaaagttaaaaaaaaatgaataataaTCTTTCAGATATATTAAGGTGGATAAAAATTACCGGACTGATCTCACTCCAAATAGTCAGATGTTCAATTACAGGTAAACACTCAAATAGCTCAGTCATGGTGGATTTTTCATCCCGCCCCACAACATGGTCTTTGAACATAAGCTGCAGCAACTTACAATATTCAGATAAGTTCCGAAAGCCCTAGAGAATGAGTAAGAACTTACTTACCAGACTAAACCTCTTAAGTGATGGAGAAGTAGATAAAAGATGCAGAAGTGTTTTTATAGAGATCCTTATAAGATCCAAGCATAAGCTTGTAAGGCCACGAATTTCATTGAATACCGGTTGATGGTCAAAACCACAACAACCGAGATATAGGTCCGTTAAGTGATGCAATGAGAAGACGGAGATGGGTAAATTATAACAATCATTACCAGTTGCATCAAAATCAAGTCTTAACTTCTTGACAGGATGGTTCTTCGACAGATGACGTATTATTTGATCAAGTTCACAAGAGGGGAAACCGGTTTTTCCAAAGCGGTCAAAATCATTTATAAAAAGGGTGACCTCGTGTATTGGACCCTGTCGCAATGACATAACTTGGTGTATAGCATGTATAAGTTTACTTGTCTCGGGTATTATTTGACATCCATATGGGTGAGAAAAATCAAGTTTAGGAATTTTAGTCCATTTGTACCGCCATTCCCTCGAGAGGATActtgtccttgctgcctctttAATTGATAAAAGACATAGGATAGTTTCTATTATGGGTTGAGGAAGTGTGGTAATTATATCCAAAGACAATCGTTTAGCTTTGGCCACACGTTTCGCTTTAGACAAACGTTTAGGTTTCGACAAACGTTTAGATTTCATCTCAGGATGTTTTTGTTGGACCAATACTGCAAAAAGTAGTTACTGTAAAGGTCAATAAAAGATAATTAGATTAACTTTGTTGACCACGCCAGGAGGAGAGAAAGTAAGCCAAATATAACATTTGGGAAATGTAGAGCATAGTAACCCAACAATTCGAAGAAAAAGTAAAAGTACATACACTGGTGTGGCTATACTTCTCTTATGCTCATTGATGTTTGAAAGTAATAATCTACTGAACACTATATCAGTTCTTATGCTCATAATCTACTTTTGCTTATGATCAACTTACAGGCAATCATATAATCAGTTTAATACCATGCACAACAACTAtaattttcaaatgataaagagTTTGACTATACATGGCAAAACGAACAGGTCGAGTCAGGCCTGGGTAACATGTCTGGACGGTTCGTTTTAAAAATTGGTCATTTTGGTTCTGGTCAGAACGGGTTTGAGAATAAATAGATACGAGTCGAAATGGGCCCTTAAGCTTTAAAAGAATGTCAATTTGGTGATTTGCTGCATCTCGTGTTGAATACCAATGGTTAGTTTTATAAACAACAACAGCATCAGTATTCAAATAATAATCAACAACAACAGCAAATGAAACTCCAGACAAGACATTCATCATATATAAACATACATCAACATGCATAAGAATTATGTGGTCCTATTTCAATTTTATTTCACTCAAAACATAATCAATTCTATTTACAGAGCAAAGGAGTAAATATGAATGAAAAACAGAGGCGGAAGTGGTGGGGAAGATTCGAAGAAGAACAATAACCGGTAAAAGCGACTGACGAGTGACGATGACAGAAAACGTTCAACAGCAGCAGCCACTgacggtaaaaaaaaaaaacctaatttgGTGATGAAGAGCAGCGGTGAGAATACGCTCGCTGGATGGGTCAAAAAAAAAGTAACCGACCCGTTGTTTATTTCTATCCCCAATCTAGCGGGCTATATCAGCCCACTTTAAAAAGATGTTAGGGCCCAAGGCCTAAGTGATGAGAAATGAGAATTACCGGTTTTTTTTCATGGTAACCAGTTAATCGTTTTTCCATCGGGCAATAAATAGCCGAAATCTTAAGATTACGCATTTCAATTTCATCATTTCATGTATGGAACAAAGTAACAAACACTTCTCATGTTTGTTCGTTAAAGAAATAAAtatgttcgcgaacggttcatgaacacttaccgaatgaggtttt
This genomic stretch from Helianthus annuus cultivar XRQ/B chromosome 8, HanXRQr2.0-SUNRISE, whole genome shotgun sequence harbors:
- the LOC110872766 gene encoding F-box/FBD/LRR-repeat protein At1g13570-like isoform X1 — encoded protein: MKSKRLSKPKRLSKAKRVAKAKRLSLDIITTLPQPIIETILCLLSIKEAARTSILSREWRYKWTKIPKLDFSHPYGCQIIPETSKLIHAIHQVMSLRQGPIHEVTLFINDFDRFGKTGFPSCELDQIIRHLSKNHPVKKLRLDFDATGNDCYNLPISVFSLHHLTDLYLGCCGFDHQPVFNEIRGLTSLCLDLIRISIKTLLHLLSTSPSLKRFSLLMFKDHVVGRDEKSTMTELFECLPVIEHLTIWSEISPWFVPDLVPRDLPTSLIHLKYFRFEQMSFHDGYALTFLAVLIKSSPNLEKIELEIDDPDLYEKYHSDVWLEHLSNVWLEHLIELKIRDFSNLEPELEFVKLILAKSPKLKKVSIKCVVKKDQEPGMLKTLLRTPRVSAVEIDVV
- the LOC110872766 gene encoding F-box/FBD/LRR-repeat protein At1g13570-like isoform X2, producing MKSKRLSKPKRLSKAKRVAKAKRLSLDIITTLPQPIIETILCLLSIKEAARTSILSREWRYKWTKIPKLDFSHPYGCQIIPETSKLIHAIHQVMSLRQGPIHEVTLFINDFDRFGKTGFPSCELDQIIRHLSKNHPVKKLRLDFDATGNDCYNLPISVFSLHHLTDLYLGCCGFDHQPVFNEIRGLTSLCLDLIRISIKTLLHLLSTSPSLKRFSLLMFKDHVVGRDEKSTMTELFECLPVIEHLTIWSEISPLPELGENRARDVWLEHLSNVWLEHLIELKIRDFSNLEPELEFVKLILAKSPKLKKVSIKCVVKKDQEPGMLKTLLRTPRVSAVEIDVV
- the LOC110872766 gene encoding F-box/FBD/LRR-repeat protein At1g13570-like isoform X3 — protein: MKSKRLSKPKRLSKAKRVAKAKRLSLDIITTLPQPIIETILCLLSIKEAARTSILSREWRYKWTKIPKLDFSHPYGCQIIPETSKLIHAIHQVMSLRQGPIHEVTLFINDFDRFGKTGFPSCELDQIIRHLSKNHPVKKLRLDFDATGNDCYNLPISVFSLHHLTDLYLGCCGFDHQPVFNEIRGLTSLCLDLIRISIKTLLHLLSTSPSLKRFSLLMFKDHVVGRDEKSTMTELFECLPVIEHLTIWSEISPWFVPDLVPRDLPTSLIHLKYFRFEQMSFHDGYALTFLAVLIKSSPNLEKIELEMFGWSICQMFGWSI